TCGTGGACGCAACGTGATGCGTGGCTATTATCGGGCCCCCGAGCTGACGGCCAAGGTGATCGACGGCGAGGGTTGGTTCAATACCGGCGATCTGGCGCGCTTCGACGGCGATTGCCTGTACATTGTCGGTCGCACCAAGGAAATGATCATCCGTTCGGGTTTCAACGTCTATCCCGCCGAGGTCGAAGCGGTCCTCAGTTCACACAAAGACGTCGTGCAGTCTGCCGTGGTCGGTCGTGCCGCCGATGGCAATGAGGAGATTGTCGCCTTTGTGCAACTGCTGCCGGGATCACGCACGACGTCGGAGGAACTGATGAGTTTCATCCGATTTCAGCTGACCTCATACAAGCGGCCGTCCGAAATCATCATCCTCGATGCCTTGCCGGCCACCTCAACCGGCAAGATACTCAAGCACAAGCTCGCGGAGTCCTTGCGTGGCGAAGGTGGCAAGACCCCTCCGGCGCAGACGGCCGAACTTCGCTGACGACAGATCTAACCTGGGAGAACACCCTTGTAGAAGAGAAACGCAACCGTGGCCGTGATCGGCGCCGGAGACTACATCGGCGGCGAGATCGCCAAGAAGTTCGCCTCAGAGGGCTTCACGGTGTTCGCCGGGCGCCGCAATGGCGCCAAGCTTGAGCCGCTGGTCAAGGAAATCGAGAAAGCCGGAGGCGAAATTCACGCGCGCTCGCTCGACGCCCGCAAGGAAGAGGAGATCATTTCCTTCCTTGGCGACGCGGACAAGCACGCGCCGCTGGAGGTCTGCATCTTCAACATCGGCGCCAACGTCAACTTTCCGATTTTGGATACGACCGAGCGCGTATTCCGCAAGGTCTGGGAAATGGCCTGCTATTCCGGCTTCCTCGCCGGCCGCGAGGCAGCTCGCCTGATGCTTCCTCGCGGCAAAGGCAATATCTTCTTCACCGGCGCAACAGCGAGCCTTCGTGGCGGGACGGGATATGCGGCCTTCGCCAGCGCGAAGTTCGGCCTGCGGGCCGTTGCACAGGCGACCGCGCGCGAGTTAGGTCCAAAGAACATCCACGTGGCGCATCTCATCATCGATTCCGGCGTCGATACCGAATGGGTCCGTCAGCGGCGGATCGAGGCGCTTGGCCCGAACGCACTGGACGATCCCGATCTGCTAATGCCGCCTTCGTCGGTTGCAGAATCCTACTGGCTGCTTTATCAGCAGCCCAAAAGCGCCTGGACTTTTGAACTGGAGATTCGCCCATTCGGCGAGAAGTGGTAGTGGGAGTCTCCCACGATGGAGCTCAACCTATCCAGCGAGGACGCTGCGTTTCGTGACGAGGTGCGCGCCTTCATCGCGGCGAACTATCCGGCGGAAATGCGCGTTCCCAATCCGGAAAACCGATCTTTCCAAGCAGCAGATGCTGCTCTGGCATGAAGGCGTTACGGCGCTCGAAGCGTGCCCAGCTCACGGATATATTGCGCGTACCACTGCGTGGCCAGACGCGCCTCGAATGGCAGAGTAGCTGCCATTGCTGAGAATTTATTGCACGGCAAGGGTGGACACCCTCAGCGCTCAAGCAATGTCCGTGTTTCCCAAAGTTTGAGCACACAATGCTTAAGCAATAGGCGAGCGTCTATATTTCGCTTGGGCTTCGTTAAGCGGTGATGCGGGCATTCGCCGTGCAACAGTCAAACTGACATGATGCACAGGTTTGACTGTTCCGATGAACTGCGATGGGATGACGGCGCGCGTAAAATGCACGTTCAAACCAGGAGAGATCCGATGTGCGCGGGTGACGACAAGAACTGTCCGGAATTCGAATTGCATCACCGCAAGTTCAAGGAAACGCTCGATCGGGAACGCCGGTCGTTCTTGAGGTCCAGCTTCGCCGCGGCCGGGGGCGCGGCGGCGATGACCGCGGGCGGCATTTCTCTGGTGACGCCGCAGATGGCGGCTGCCGCCGAGCGGAACCAACCAGCCAAGCGGTCCTATCACCACTTGCCGGCAAACGCCGACACAGTGCATTGGGGCTATTTCAGCAAGAAGTTGAAACCGCAGGTCGAGATCGATTCCGGCGACTTCATTACCATTGAGGCATTAACCCACCATGCCAACGACGACGCCGAGCGCATGGTGAAGGGCGATCCCGGCGCCGAAAGCGTGTTCCTGTGGACCAAGGAGAAGAAGGGCGTAAATCGACGTGGCGCAGGACCGATGGATGCCTCGCTGTTCGGGCGTGGCGCAGGCGAGGGCCTTGGCGTGCACATCTGCACCGGCCCGGTCTACGTGCGGGGCGCCCAGGAGGGTGACGTGATCGAGTTGCGCATCATCGACGTCACGCCCCGGCCTTGCGCCAATCCGCAATATCCCGGAAAGGCTTTCGGCAGCAACGCGGCCGCATGGTGGGGCTTTCACTATAAGGATCTGCTCACCGAGCCAAAGCCGCGCGAAGTGGTCACGATCTACGAAGTCGACGCCACCGGCGAGCGCAACTGGGCGAAAGCCGTGTATAATTTCCAATGGACTCCGCAGACCGACCCCTCCGGCGTAGTTCACAAAACCATCGACTATCCCGGCGTTCCAGTCGATCACTCTACGATCAAGGAAAACCATGGCATCTTGAAGAATGTGCGCATTCCGATACGCCCACATTTCGGCGTGATAGGCTTGGCGCCCAAGGAAGCTGATATCGTCGACTCGATCCCGCCGAGCTATACCGGGGGCAACATCGATAATTGGCGGATCGGCAAGGGCGCGACGATGTATTATCCGGTTGCGGTCGAAGGTGGCCTGTTATCGGTTGGCGACTCGCACGCTTCTCAGGGGGATTCCGAGCTGTGCGGTACGGCGATCGAGTGCTCGCTGAACGGCACCTTCCAGATCATCCTGCACAAGAAGAACGATCTCGTCGGTACGGCTCTCGAAGCTCTGGACTACCCGATGCTGGAAACCAGGGACGAGTGGCTGGTGCACGGCTTCAGCTTCGCCAATTATCTCACCGAATTGGGGGACAAGGCACAGTCGGACATCTACTCGAAATCGTCAGTCGACCTTGCGTTACGCGATGCGTTCCGGAAGATGCGCAAATTTTTGATGACAACCAAGAAGCTGACCGAGGATGAAGCGATCTCTTTGATTACGATCGGCGTCGACTTCGGCATCACCCAGGTGGTGGATGGAAATTGGGGCGTTCACGCGGTCATCAAGAAGGATATCTTCGCCGGCGGCGAGACCTGATCGCTGAACAGCGACGCGGTCGGCTTTCGCAGGAGCTGGCCGCGTCGCGCTGCATTTCGGATCAACCGCGCTGAGGCCAGATCCGGATATCGAAACGCCGAGCTGACGGCTTCCTGAATGTCATCGCGGGCGCGCATCCTCTTCCGCGATTCGCTGCCAGAGCGCCCCGATCATATCCTTCATACGCAGTGCGTCTTGCCAGCGATCCGACAATTCCGCGCCATCAGGCCCGGTGATGGCATAGGGCGGCGGGCCGAGTTCACACAGGAAGGTCAGCACCGCATCAGGCTTTGAGCGTTTGCGCCAGGAGCGGATGGCGTATTCCCACCAGCCCATGAACAGTTCGACCCAGCCTTGGTGCTGCGGAAATCCCAGCGAGATCTGCACTTGTTCACGGCTGGCGATCCGTCCGTGGATGCCCCAGCTATGATCAAGTATGCGATGGATCATTGCGTGATTGACCTCGTCCACCGGCCAGGCGAATTCGCGGCCGACGAGATAATGCGAAACATCAGCGGTCAGCCTTAGGTCGGGAAAGCAATCAAGCAGTTGCAGCGTGAAAAACAGGTCTGTCGTCATGCGGTCGCGGTGGGTTTCCACATGCACCGCCACACCCGCTTCATCACCCAGCCGCCGCCATCCCTCGAGCAAGGGAATACAGGCTTCCAGCCGTTGCGGCCGCACGTCCGGCTGCAGGTTGACGTGGTCGGCGCCGAGTCGCGCGACAAGGTCCAGCACCGGTTTCAGGTCGTCAACGCTGGTCGGGTAGCACTGGGCCTGCCAGATCATCCTGTTCGCGCGAAGGAAGTCAGTGACCTCCTGCGCGAACGCCGGATCGATGAACCGGACACCGGCGCCGTCAAAGCCGGCGTCGCGGATCATCTCCAGCTGGGTCTGCAGCGGCAACTCCGGCTTATCCGCCCGCCGCCGCTCCATCGCCCAGAGCGACTGCAGGATGCGAAGTTGCTGCGCCATCGGCTACGTGGCGTGCTGCGGCACAGCCGCCGCGGCATTCATCCGGCCGTCGGATGTATTGTCGACGGTGATGCTCTCCTCGTAAGTCTCCGGACCGCTCCAGATCGCGAGCGCGGTAAGGCCGGCCAGTAGTGCTGCGTAACATGCGACCGGCCACCAGCTTCCGGACCATGCCACCAGTGCTGCGGCCACGAACGGCGCCGGCCCACCGGCCAATAGCGAGCCTAGTTCGCGCGCGAAAGCGAATCCGGCGAAACGCCGCTGCGGCGGGAACAGTTCGGCGAAGTACGCCGCCTGCGGGCCGAACATCGCCGCCGTCACGACCGCGCGTGCGCCGATGAAGGCGACCGCAATCCAGATCCACTCCTTGGTGCCGACCAGCCAGAAGAAGGGGAACGCCCAGGCGATGCCGGCGAGCGCGCCGAACATATAGACAGGACGGCGGCCAATGCGATCGGAGAGCGTGGCGAAGCCGACAATGGTGAAGAGCTCGATGACGAAAGCCAGCATCAGCGCGCTGAGCGCATCGGATCTGGGTACGCCGAGCGTCGTGACGACATAGCTGAGGCCGAACACCGGGAACAGATATCCGAGACCATTTTCTGCCAGTCGTGCCCCAAGCACCACGAAGAAATTTCGCGGATGCCGCTTCAGCGCTTCCATCGCCGGGTTACGCTCCACCTTGCCGCGCGCCACCACCGCCTCGGTAAAGACAGGTGTTTCCGTGATGCGCAGGCGAACGTAGATGCCGACCATGATCAGCAGGAAGCTCGCCAGGAACGGAATGCGCCAGCCCCATGACATCAGGTCCTCGCGCGGTAGCAGGGTCACCAGCGCGAACGCGCCGGCCGCCAGCAGATTGCCGACGGAGACGCCGAGCGGCGCAAAGCTGCCCCAGAAGCCGCGGTGCTTCGGGGGCGCGTTTTCCACCAGGAAGATCACCGCGCCGCCATATTCGGCGCCGGCTCCCAATCCTTGCACGACGCGCATCGCGACGAGCAGTGCCGGCGCCCAATAGCCGATCTGGGCATAGGTCGGCAGCAAGCCGATCAGCGTGGTGCCGACGCCGATCATCAATAGCGTCGCCACCAAAACGGGTTTACGCCCGAAGCGATCGCCCATGATGCCGAACAGGATGCCACCGAGCGGCCGCACCACAAAGCCGACGCCGAAGGTTAGGAACGCCAGCAGCGTGCCGACCACCGGATCGCTTTTCGGGAAGAACAACTCGCCGAACACCAATGCGGCGGCTGTGCCGTACAGGAAGAAGTCGTACCATTCGAGCGCGGACCCGATACTGGCCGCGAGGATCACGCGCAAGCGCGAACGGCTGGTGGTATCAGCTGTCATCTCCGTCATCGTTTCCCCCGTTTTGATTTTTCATTGATTTATGGTCGTCGCATCAGGCATTGGCGCCCGCGCATCGCACGGGCGCATTCGCAAAGTTCAGGCGGCGCGGGTGAAGTAGGACTTCTTTGCCGCGGACTGGGTTTCGTAGATCGATCCTTGCCGCTTGGCTGGCGGTAGCGGCAACCGCACGGGAACGTCGGTCATCCGCGGTGCAATGACAGGATCGCCGGACAGCAGCCGGCTGTTGAACTCGTCAAAATCCTTCACGCCCATCAGCGGCCATGCGTCGCTGGCGGCGACTTCGTACAGCAAGAGGTTGCGCGGGCGGTCCGAGGTGTTCATGGCCGATCCATGCAACGCCCGAACGTGGTGAAACGACATGCTGCCGGCCTTGCCCATGCAGGGCACGGCGCGTTCGATTTCGTCCCTGATCGTATCGGGATCGATCAGGCCGGCGAAGCAACCGTCGTCGCCGTGATGGTTCCAGACCTCACGGTTATGCGTGCCCGGAGTGACCAGCATCGGCCCGTTGGCGAGGTCGCAATCGTCCAGCAGCACGCCGATCGCAAGCACGTCGTCATTGGTGTGCGGATAGAACGCCCAGTCCTGATGCCACTCGACCGGCGAGCCATACTGCGCCGACTTCATGTTGAGTTTTGAGCCGTGCAGCCGCAGGCCGGGCCCGAGCAGTTTTTTCAGGATGTCGAGCACGGGTTCGCTGCGCACGATCTCGTCGAAAATTTTGTGCACCTTGTGCGGCGTCTTGATACGGCGGACCCGCGGGTTTTCCGCTGTATGCCCCGGTTCCAGATCATAGACGTCGGTGTGTTCGAGGGTTTTGGCCGATCCCGCGACTAATTCCGCGATCACCGAGCGAACCTGGGCAAGCGTATCCGCCCCGAGAACTTGGGGCACCACGATCACGCCATCGCGTTGATAAGTCTGCACATCCTTCTCTGAGATCATTGACTTTCTTCCCGTATGTTTACGTTGTCATTTGGGATGTTAACGTTGTCATTTGCCATGTTCAAGCTGAATCGTGCATTCCTGACCTGCATTCGCTAATGTCGTCCCGATGAGCATCGCCAGCCCAGAAGAGTCCCATTCCGCTCCGACCCTGTCGGCCGTGGCCAAACTGGCCGGCGTTTCGTCGATTACCGTAAGCCGCGTGGTACGCCTGCCGGATCTGGTGGCGCCGGAAACAAGGGGCCGCGTCGAAGCCGCGATGCGGGAGCTTGGCTATGTGCCGAACCAACTCGCCGTCGGACTGGCCAGGGCCCGCACCCGTTCGATCGGCGTACTGGTGCCGACGATCGCCAATTCGATCTTCGCCGATACGGTGCAGGGCTTGTCCGACGAATTGGAGCCGCTCGGCTACGCCGTGATCCTGGCGCAGTCGCGCTACGACGCTGCACGTGAAGATCACATGCTCTCCGCATTGCTGTCGCGACGCCCCGAGGCGATCATCATGGTGGGCTCGCCCGCCACGGAAGACGGGGCGCGGTTGCTGCGGCGGGCGGGAATTCCCGTCGCGGAAACCTGGGATCTTCCGGCGACCCCGATCGACGCCGTTGCGGGGTTCAACAATTACGAAGCCGGCGTCGCGGTGGCGCGGCATCTCGTGACGCAAGGCCGCCACAGCCTGGCGTTCATCGGCGGCGACGATCCGCGCGCCACGCGGCGCTGGAACGGTTTCAACGACACGGCTCAGGCGCTCGGCGCCAAAGCGCCGCGCCGGCTGGTGCTGGATCGCAACGCCTCCGGCAGTGTCGTCGCCCTTGCAGAACTACCCGGTGTCGACGCGGTGTTTGCAGCGAACGATGCGCATGCCATCGGCTTCATGTCCGGTCTGCGAAAGGCGGGCTTGCTGCGCGACGGCCCGGCCGCGGAGCAACCGGTCGCGGTCATCGGCCTCGGCGATCTCGAAATGGGCCGTCTGATCGCGCCAAGTCTTTCCACCATCCGTGTGAACGGCGATGCGATCGGGCGCACCGCGGCAAAATTGATCATGGCGCGGGAAGGGCCGCGTCATATCGATCTCGGATTTGAACTCGTCCTTCGGGATAGTGGCTAAACCATCGAACGGGCCCGGCTATCTCCACCGGAGTAGACCCGAAGCATGCTGGTATACCGGGCTCATTTCCAAGTTCACGAAGTATGAAGGTCGAGATCCCGCGACGGCGTCCACTTCAATTTCTCATTGGCGAAATGTGGCTGCCTGTCGGGCGCGTGGGCACCGCATTGGGCGAGATGGCGTCAATTACCACGAGATCGAGCACTCTGGGGTGACAAGGCAGGCCCAGGAGCGCTTGCGAAAACGCCCCGGCGGCGATCTCAGCGAGTGCCGCGATGCCGGTGCGCCAGCGCCAGCGGCCTATTCGAAACAAGGTCGGCTGATACCGCTGTGAGATCGGCTGATCCGTTCGTATCGCCTCGAGGTGATGGAAAAGCTCGTGTGCCAAAAAAATGTCCCGCAGGTTCGCGCGTCCTAGCAGCTTTTCCGCCAAGGGTCCCACCATTGTGCGCTCGAGGAGGGCGAGCCCGCGGCTGTACAACAAGATGCGAGGTGGCCGCTGCTGGTATTCAGCGAGTCGCCAGAGCGTTCCGACCATCGGGTCGTCGTTCGATACCTCGATCGGAACGCGAAACGCTTGCGCGATGCCTTGCGGGGCGAGGCCGGAAAAGCGCACATGCAGCTCTTTAGCGGTCGCTTCTCCGTCCGCCAGCGCATCGCGGACCGCGGCCAACTGCGTGGCACCGTCCAGCCGCCAGCCGTGCGGATCCGCCTGCAGCATGGAGAGACCGAGCATTTCCGACGACGCCGACATGATGTCGATCCGCCGCGGTGAATATGTCGCCGCGACAGTCATCTTACAACCCGCGGGAGGGTGGGATGCTGATGAGCGCAACAGGATCGCTGTCGACCAGCCCGTCGAATTCGCTCCGGGTGATGGCTAGCGCCTGCTCGATCGAGTTGACGCCGGAAAGATCGATGATCTGACTGCCGATGATCACGAAAATATCCGGCGTGATAACGCTGTCACCGTTATAAATAGTGGTGTCCTCCCACAGCCGGCGCACGTCGGCGAAGCCGGTGCCTGCCGAGGCTGCGCGCACGACGCTATGGCTGCGCTGCACTCGAATGACGCCGTCAAGATCGACCGCGCGAACCGGGCTACGGCGCTTCTTGAATATTTTCCAGGACCGCTCTTCCACCTCACCCTGGAATATGCGCATACGTGGCGTCGCGGCCGCGAGCGTTACGTGCTCGAGGCCGACGCCCATTGCCTTGGCGGCTATTTCCTTGGCCTCGAGCTCCCCGACTTCATCGTTGCGCTGGCGGGCGCGCATCTCCGAGGCGCCCATCGCGGTCGCGCGGACACGGTGTGTGTGCTGGTCGACCTCGATGGTTACTTCGACATTTTCAGGCGCCGCGCCGAGCTTGACCACGGCCTCGAACGCCTCGCGCCGGATACGGCGGAGATCCTCAGGCGTCGGGTTGGGAAGCACGCGCTCGACCACATCGCGCACCAGCGCCAATGCGACGCCAATCGAGGAAATGACCTCTGCGTCTTTTGAGATGACGTGATGAAGGCCGGTGCGGCTCGATGCGTGAGGAATAAGCGCGGCCGCGCCACCGCCTTCGCCAACCAATACGGCCTGATCGCGATCGAGCTTGTATTCCGCCATCAAGTCGTCGACGACAGGAATGACCTTGTCAGTCGCGGTATCAAGGATGGCGCGCGCGGTGTCCTCAATTGACTTGCCGATCATGCCAGCAAGTGCGGCCATTGCGCGCTGCGCGGATTCCGGGTTGCCGTATGCATGCAAGCCCGGCTTGGCGTAGCCCAGCACGTTGGCGGCGCAGGTGTTGGTGATGGCATAGCGGATGCCGCTGGCCGAGCGCACGGCGACGTAATCGTCGGGATCGTCGGACTTCGGTCGAAACAGCTCGATGACGGGATCGATGATGTCTTCAGGTTTGGCGAAAGCCGAATAGGGCAGTCCGGCGATGTGGGCGCTGCGCGGCCCGACATCCACAAGCTTGCCGTCCTTGATTCGCACCATGCTGCCGCCCGCGATACCGATCACGCGCACGTCGAGCGAACTGACGTACGTCTCGTGGCCACCGACCCGCGCATATTTGACCGTCGGACGTCCGTTCCTGATAACACCGATATTGGTGCTGGTGCCGCCGACCTCGAAATAGATGCCGTCGGTCACACGCAAATGCATCAAGGCGCCGGCGACGCTTGCGGCTGGACCGGAAAGCATGGTCATGGCCGGGCGCCGGCGCATCTCGGCGATGTCCATCACGCCGCCGTCGCCGCGCATGATCATCAAGGGCGCCAAAATTCCGGCTTCGCGAACGCTGGCCTCGGTCATGACAGCGGTATCGATCATCTTCGGCAGGATGCTGGCATTGATCACGGCCGTGCGCGTCCTGGTCGTCAGGCCGTAAAGCTTAGTAATTTCGTGACCGCAGGTTGCGGCGAGGCCGGCGTCCACCACCAGCCCGCGTATTTTTTCTTCCGCTTCGCTGTCGTCGACTCCAAAGGCCGAGCTGGCGACGATGACCTTCACCTCTTCCGCCTTCAGTTCCTCGATCGCCTTGCGGCCGGTGTCGTCGGTCAGCGTCTCCTTGGTGATGAACCGGTTTACCGGCTTCAAATGACGGCCGGGTGCGAGCTCGATCGGCTTCATCGCGCTCTGGCCTTTGGCAAGCAGCGACTCGACCCGTGTCGCCATGCCGATGACGCCGACCTTGGCCACGTCGCCTTCGAGCAATGCATTGGTGGCCTGTGTGGTCGAGTGGGCGAGGAAGATGACTTCCCCGGGATCCACGCCCGAGCGTTCGAGGACGGTGCGGAAAACTTCCACAACGCCCTTTGCCACCCCGCGAGGATCGGAATGCGTGGTCAGCACGGAGAAGCGGCCGATCACGTCATGGGTTGCGTTGTCGATGAGGACGGCCTTGGTGAAGGTGCCGCCCACATCGATGCCGATACGATAGGCGCGGGCTGGTGCGGACGGTTCGGTCAAGCGTCGGCCTCCATCGTCTAGTTCAACGAACCCAGCATCAGGTAGCAGATCAACGAATTGACCGCGACCATCAGGCAACCGAAGGGAAGGGCCGTCTTCAGGAACTGGCCATGACTGACCTTGGTGTGTCCGATCGTCCACAGCGTCCATGAATTGGTCGGATCCATGCTCCCCTGCAGCACGGTCGGTGCCAGCCAGATCGAGTA
This portion of the Bradyrhizobium sp. AZCC 2262 genome encodes:
- a CDS encoding phytanoyl-CoA dioxygenase family protein; this translates as MISEKDVQTYQRDGVIVVPQVLGADTLAQVRSVIAELVAGSAKTLEHTDVYDLEPGHTAENPRVRRIKTPHKVHKIFDEIVRSEPVLDILKKLLGPGLRLHGSKLNMKSAQYGSPVEWHQDWAFYPHTNDDVLAIGVLLDDCDLANGPMLVTPGTHNREVWNHHGDDGCFAGLIDPDTIRDEIERAVPCMGKAGSMSFHHVRALHGSAMNTSDRPRNLLLYEVAASDAWPLMGVKDFDEFNSRLLSGDPVIAPRMTDVPVRLPLPPAKRQGSIYETQSAAKKSYFTRAA
- a CDS encoding acetamidase/formamidase family protein, producing the protein MCAGDDKNCPEFELHHRKFKETLDRERRSFLRSSFAAAGGAAAMTAGGISLVTPQMAAAAERNQPAKRSYHHLPANADTVHWGYFSKKLKPQVEIDSGDFITIEALTHHANDDAERMVKGDPGAESVFLWTKEKKGVNRRGAGPMDASLFGRGAGEGLGVHICTGPVYVRGAQEGDVIELRIIDVTPRPCANPQYPGKAFGSNAAAWWGFHYKDLLTEPKPREVVTIYEVDATGERNWAKAVYNFQWTPQTDPSGVVHKTIDYPGVPVDHSTIKENHGILKNVRIPIRPHFGVIGLAPKEADIVDSIPPSYTGGNIDNWRIGKGATMYYPVAVEGGLLSVGDSHASQGDSELCGTAIECSLNGTFQIILHKKNDLVGTALEALDYPMLETRDEWLVHGFSFANYLTELGDKAQSDIYSKSSVDLALRDAFRKMRKFLMTTKKLTEDEAISLITIGVDFGITQVVDGNWGVHAVIKKDIFAGGET
- a CDS encoding LacI family DNA-binding transcriptional regulator, with translation MSIASPEESHSAPTLSAVAKLAGVSSITVSRVVRLPDLVAPETRGRVEAAMRELGYVPNQLAVGLARARTRSIGVLVPTIANSIFADTVQGLSDELEPLGYAVILAQSRYDAAREDHMLSALLSRRPEAIIMVGSPATEDGARLLRRAGIPVAETWDLPATPIDAVAGFNNYEAGVAVARHLVTQGRHSLAFIGGDDPRATRRWNGFNDTAQALGAKAPRRLVLDRNASGSVVALAELPGVDAVFAANDAHAIGFMSGLRKAGLLRDGPAAEQPVAVIGLGDLEMGRLIAPSLSTIRVNGDAIGRTAAKLIMAREGPRHIDLGFELVLRDSG
- a CDS encoding hydantoinase/oxoprolinase family protein — protein: MTEPSAPARAYRIGIDVGGTFTKAVLIDNATHDVIGRFSVLTTHSDPRGVAKGVVEVFRTVLERSGVDPGEVIFLAHSTTQATNALLEGDVAKVGVIGMATRVESLLAKGQSAMKPIELAPGRHLKPVNRFITKETLTDDTGRKAIEELKAEEVKVIVASSAFGVDDSEAEEKIRGLVVDAGLAATCGHEITKLYGLTTRTRTAVINASILPKMIDTAVMTEASVREAGILAPLMIMRGDGGVMDIAEMRRRPAMTMLSGPAASVAGALMHLRVTDGIYFEVGGTSTNIGVIRNGRPTVKYARVGGHETYVSSLDVRVIGIAGGSMVRIKDGKLVDVGPRSAHIAGLPYSAFAKPEDIIDPVIELFRPKSDDPDDYVAVRSASGIRYAITNTCAANVLGYAKPGLHAYGNPESAQRAMAALAGMIGKSIEDTARAILDTATDKVIPVVDDLMAEYKLDRDQAVLVGEGGGAAALIPHASSRTGLHHVISKDAEVISSIGVALALVRDVVERVLPNPTPEDLRRIRREAFEAVVKLGAAPENVEVTIEVDQHTHRVRATAMGASEMRARQRNDEVGELEAKEIAAKAMGVGLEHVTLAAATPRMRIFQGEVEERSWKIFKKRRSPVRAVDLDGVIRVQRSHSVVRAASAGTGFADVRRLWEDTTIYNGDSVITPDIFVIIGSQIIDLSGVNSIEQALAITRSEFDGLVDSDPVALISIPPSRGL
- a CDS encoding SDR family oxidoreductase; this translates as MAVIGAGDYIGGEIAKKFASEGFTVFAGRRNGAKLEPLVKEIEKAGGEIHARSLDARKEEEIISFLGDADKHAPLEVCIFNIGANVNFPILDTTERVFRKVWEMACYSGFLAGREAARLMLPRGKGNIFFTGATASLRGGTGYAAFASAKFGLRAVAQATARELGPKNIHVAHLIIDSGVDTEWVRQRRIEALGPNALDDPDLLMPPSSVAESYWLLYQQPKSAWTFELEIRPFGEKW
- a CDS encoding sugar phosphate isomerase/epimerase family protein, with amino-acid sequence MAQQLRILQSLWAMERRRADKPELPLQTQLEMIRDAGFDGAGVRFIDPAFAQEVTDFLRANRMIWQAQCYPTSVDDLKPVLDLVARLGADHVNLQPDVRPQRLEACIPLLEGWRRLGDEAGVAVHVETHRDRMTTDLFFTLQLLDCFPDLRLTADVSHYLVGREFAWPVDEVNHAMIHRILDHSWGIHGRIASREQVQISLGFPQHQGWVELFMGWWEYAIRSWRKRSKPDAVLTFLCELGPPPYAITGPDGAELSDRWQDALRMKDMIGALWQRIAEEDARPR
- a CDS encoding MFS transporter, with translation MTEMTADTTSRSRLRVILAASIGSALEWYDFFLYGTAAALVFGELFFPKSDPVVGTLLAFLTFGVGFVVRPLGGILFGIMGDRFGRKPVLVATLLMIGVGTTLIGLLPTYAQIGYWAPALLVAMRVVQGLGAGAEYGGAVIFLVENAPPKHRGFWGSFAPLGVSVGNLLAAGAFALVTLLPREDLMSWGWRIPFLASFLLIMVGIYVRLRITETPVFTEAVVARGKVERNPAMEALKRHPRNFFVVLGARLAENGLGYLFPVFGLSYVVTTLGVPRSDALSALMLAFVIELFTIVGFATLSDRIGRRPVYMFGALAGIAWAFPFFWLVGTKEWIWIAVAFIGARAVVTAAMFGPQAAYFAELFPPQRRFAGFAFARELGSLLAGGPAPFVAAALVAWSGSWWPVACYAALLAGLTALAIWSGPETYEESITVDNTSDGRMNAAAAVPQHAT